In Streptomyces venezuelae, the sequence GATCTCCTCCAGCCCGTCGAGCGTCTCCAGCGGGCACTTGGTGCCCAGTGCGGCCGCCGTCATCGGGATGGTGACCGTGCAGTGCAGGTCGTCCCCGCGCCGCTGGAAGGTCGGGTGCGCCAGCTCGTGGATCTCCACGTACAGGTCGCCGGCGGGGCCGCCGCCGGGGCCGACCTCGCCCTCGCCCGCGAGCTGGATCCGGGTGCCGTTCTCGACGCCCGCGGGGATCTTGACCGTGAGGCTGCGGCGGGAGCGGACCCGGCCGTCGCCCGCGCACTCGTGGCACGGGGTCGGGACCACGGTGCCGAAGCCCTGGCACTGCGGGCAGGGGCGCGAGGTCATGACCTGGCCCAGGAAGGACCGGGTGACCTGCGAGACCTCTCCGCGGCCGCGGCACATGTCACAGGTCTGCGCCGAGGTGCCGGGGGCGGCGCCCTCGCCGGAGCAGGTGTTGCAGACGACGGCCGTGTCGACCTGGATGTCCTTGGTGGTCCCGAAGGCCGCCTCGTCCAGTTCCAGGTCCAGGCGGATCATCGCGTCCTGGCCGCGCCGGGTCCGCGAGCGCGGGCCGCGCTGCGAGGCCTGGCCGAAGAAGGCGTCCATGATGTCGGAGAAGTTGCCGAAGCCACCCGCTCCGAAGCCGCCCGCTCCGCCGCCACCGCCCGAGGAGGACAGCGGGTCGCCGCCGAGGTCGTAGACCTGCTTCTTCTGCGGGTCCGAGAGCACCTCGTAGGCCGCGTTGATCTCCTTGAAGCGCTCCTGCGTCTTCGGATCCGGATTCACATCCGGGTGGAGTTCACGCGCGAGGCGCCGGAAGGCCTTCTTGATCTCGTCCTGCGATGCGTCGCGGCGCACGCCGAGAACGGCGTAGTAGTCCGTGGCCACTTACGACTCCGCCAGGATCTGTCCGACGTAACGTGCCACTGCGCGTACCGCTCCCATCGTTCCGGGGTAGTCCATGCGGGTCGGTCCGACCACGCCGAGTTTGGCGACTGCTTCGCCGCCCGAACCGTAACCGACCGAGACGACCGACGTGGAGTTCAGTCCCTCGTAGGCGTTCTCATGCCCGATCCGTACGGCCATTCCCGACTCGTTGGCCTCGCCCAGCAGCTTGAGGAGCACGACCTGCTCCTCCAGCGCTTCGAGCACCGGCCTGATCGTCAGGGGAAAATCGTGTCCGAAGCGGGTGAGATTGGCGGTACCGCCGATCATCAGCCGCTCTTCGGCTTCCTCGACCAGGGTTTCGAGGAGTGTCGCGAGCACGGTGGAGACCGTGCCGCGGTCCTCGGCCTCGAAGGATTCGGGGAGGTCCTGGACGAGCGGGGGCACGTCGGTGAAGCGGCGCCCGACGACCCGGCTGTTGAGCCGGGCCCGCAGGTCCGCCAGCGACGTCTCCCCGAAGGGGCTCGGGCAGTCGACGAGCCGCTGCTCGACCCGCCCGGTGTCCGTGATCAGTACGAGCATCAGGCGCGCGGGAGCGAGCGAGAGCAGCTCCACGTGCCGGACGGTCGACCGGGTCAGGCTCGGGTACTGGACGACCGCGACCTGCCGGGTGAGCTGCGCGAGCAGCCGGACCGTGCGGCCGACCACGTCGTCGAGGTCGACGGCGCCGTCGAGGAAGTTCTGGATGGCCCGGCGCTCTGGCGACGACAGCGGTTTGACCCCCGCCAGCTTGTCGACGAAGAGCCGGTAGCCCTTGTCGGTGGGGATCCGGCCGGCGCTGGTGTGGGGCTGGGCGATGTAGCCCTCTTCCTCCAGCACGGCCATGTCGTTGCGCACGGTGGCGGGCGAGACGCCGAGCCGGTGCCGCTCCGTGAGCGCCTTGGAGCCGACCGGCTCCTCCGTCCCGACGTAGTCCTGGACGATGGCGCGCAGCACTTCGAGTCTGCGTTCGCTGAGCATCGCGCACACCTCCAGCTGTGATCCGTTGCCGTGTTCTGCCGTGTTCTGCCCTGTGGTCTGGCACTCTGATCGTCCGAGTGCCAGAGAGCCCCCGCTCAGTGTACGGCCGGGCGGTAAGCCCCTGGCAAGGGAGGCCCGCCAGGGTAGCGTCGCGGTATGGACGTGCGTTGGGAAGAGTCCGGCTGGGAACGGCTGACCGGACGGGTCGGCCGGCGGCGGCTGCCGGTGTGGGACTGCACCGTGGGACTGGTGGTGGGCAAGGATTCGGTCCTTCTGATCGACCCCGGTTCGTGTGTCCGCGAGGGCGCGCAGGTGCGGGCCGAGGCGGAGCGGCTGACGGGCCGGCGCGTGACCCATATCGCATTCACGCACGGTCATTTCGATCATGTCCTGGGCGGGGCCGCCTTCGCCGGGGCCGAGGTGTTCGGGGCGGTCGGGCTGGCCGCACTGCTGTCGACGGGCCGTGAGGAGCTGCGCGAGGACGCCGTACGGCACGGGCTCGCGGCGCAGGAGGCGGCACAGGCCGTGGACCTGCTCGTGCCGCCCCGGCACGAGGTGTCGGGCGAGTGGACGCTGGAACTGGGCGGCGTACAGGTGCTGCTGGCCAACGTGGGGCCCGGACACACCGGGCACGACCTCGCCGTCTTCGTGCCGGGCGAGCGCGAGGTGGTCTTCTGCGGGGACCTCGTCGAGGAGTCGG encodes:
- the dnaJ gene encoding molecular chaperone DnaJ, with amino-acid sequence MATDYYAVLGVRRDASQDEIKKAFRRLARELHPDVNPDPKTQERFKEINAAYEVLSDPQKKQVYDLGGDPLSSSGGGGGAGGFGAGGFGNFSDIMDAFFGQASQRGPRSRTRRGQDAMIRLDLELDEAAFGTTKDIQVDTAVVCNTCSGEGAAPGTSAQTCDMCRGRGEVSQVTRSFLGQVMTSRPCPQCQGFGTVVPTPCHECAGDGRVRSRRSLTVKIPAGVENGTRIQLAGEGEVGPGGGPAGDLYVEIHELAHPTFQRRGDDLHCTVTIPMTAAALGTKCPLETLDGLEEIDIRPGTGSGQAIPLHGRGVTHLRGGGRGDLIVHVEVTTPGKLDAQQEELLRQLAKLRGEERPMGQFAPGQQGLFSRLKDAFNGR
- the hrcA gene encoding heat-inducible transcriptional repressor HrcA, whose product is MLSERRLEVLRAIVQDYVGTEEPVGSKALTERHRLGVSPATVRNDMAVLEEEGYIAQPHTSAGRIPTDKGYRLFVDKLAGVKPLSSPERRAIQNFLDGAVDLDDVVGRTVRLLAQLTRQVAVVQYPSLTRSTVRHVELLSLAPARLMLVLITDTGRVEQRLVDCPSPFGETSLADLRARLNSRVVGRRFTDVPPLVQDLPESFEAEDRGTVSTVLATLLETLVEEAEERLMIGGTANLTRFGHDFPLTIRPVLEALEEQVVLLKLLGEANESGMAVRIGHENAYEGLNSTSVVSVGYGSGGEAVAKLGVVGPTRMDYPGTMGAVRAVARYVGQILAES
- a CDS encoding MBL fold metallo-hydrolase yields the protein MDVRWEESGWERLTGRVGRRRLPVWDCTVGLVVGKDSVLLIDPGSCVREGAQVRAEAERLTGRRVTHIAFTHGHFDHVLGGAAFAGAEVFGAVGLAALLSTGREELREDAVRHGLAAQEAAQAVDLLVPPRHEVSGEWTLELGGVQVLLANVGPGHTGHDLAVFVPGEREVVFCGDLVEESGEPSVGLDAVVGQWPAALDRLLSLGGDDALYVPGHGAVVGAEFVRAQRATLAARFGVSEA